One part of the Mangrovibacillus cuniculi genome encodes these proteins:
- a CDS encoding spore morphogenesis/germination protein YwcE, which yields MDVFVLYLCIATATPLFMWKEHRKMAIIHIPFIIGLWVGFGYYLASEQITLMGHIGVWSMILINFIFAHVAAYVLYASPFLKKMKRSTQR from the coding sequence ATGGATGTATTTGTACTATATTTATGTATCGCAACAGCAACACCACTTTTCATGTGGAAGGAGCATCGTAAAATGGCAATCATCCATATCCCGTTTATTATCGGTTTATGGGTAGGATTTGGTTACTATCTAGCAAGTGAACAAATAACGCTGATGGGTCATATCGGTGTTTGGTCCATGATTTTAATAAACTTTATTTTTGCACACGTTGCGGCTTATGTCTTATACGCAAGCCCGTTCTTAAAGAAAATGAAACGTTCTACTCAACGATAA
- a CDS encoding ATP-binding protein has product MKTWLYRSTIYIPFIIGIILLEELWAQIALLIGLIFFSVKTIRETTSVKTGVTITETLYSHMLESMPDFVCYKDGDGRWLYVNEFGKRLYCMQEINYIGKTDTELGELIPFFKESFEYCRDSDQKSWEVGENTRGDEAFYIPSGEFKTFDVIKIPLFHPDGSRKALVTIGRDISQLKETEAIVLQREKLGVIGELAAGIAHEVKNPITTLQGFVQLISESGTVDKYYTQVMKVELDRIHIMSSEWLSLAKPQAKTKTPCNIIEALDYVTSLLQPEATKESVVLDWEPTWPQVEVMGDRQQLIQIFINIIKNAIEAMPAGGYVFISCQVVDSSIILSIKDTGIGISKERLKHIGQPFFTLKEKGLGLGLTLTTKMVQEHKGTLEITSEESVGTVVKVTLPIYEENVA; this is encoded by the coding sequence ATGAAGACATGGCTCTATCGTTCAACTATATACATACCTTTTATTATTGGAATTATTTTATTAGAAGAATTGTGGGCCCAAATAGCTTTACTAATCGGTTTGATTTTTTTTAGTGTAAAGACGATAAGGGAGACTACTTCTGTTAAAACTGGGGTAACCATAACGGAAACGCTTTACTCTCATATGCTAGAGTCGATGCCTGATTTTGTCTGTTATAAGGATGGAGACGGAAGATGGTTATACGTAAATGAATTTGGTAAACGTTTATACTGTATGCAAGAAATCAATTACATTGGGAAAACAGATACAGAACTAGGTGAACTTATTCCGTTTTTTAAAGAGTCGTTTGAATACTGTAGAGACTCTGATCAAAAATCCTGGGAAGTGGGTGAAAACACTCGAGGAGACGAAGCTTTCTATATTCCATCAGGAGAATTTAAAACGTTTGATGTGATAAAGATTCCTTTGTTTCACCCAGATGGGAGCAGGAAAGCTTTAGTGACAATTGGTCGCGATATATCTCAATTAAAAGAGACAGAAGCTATTGTTCTTCAAAGAGAAAAGCTAGGGGTCATAGGTGAATTAGCTGCTGGAATCGCACATGAAGTAAAAAATCCGATTACCACTCTTCAAGGTTTCGTCCAATTAATTAGTGAAAGTGGAACGGTGGATAAATATTATACACAGGTAATGAAGGTAGAACTAGATCGAATACATATTATGTCCAGTGAATGGTTGAGTTTAGCAAAACCACAAGCAAAAACCAAAACACCGTGTAACATAATAGAAGCTCTCGATTATGTAACATCTCTACTACAGCCAGAGGCGACAAAAGAAAGTGTAGTTCTAGATTGGGAACCAACTTGGCCACAAGTGGAAGTGATGGGAGATCGACAGCAACTGATCCAGATTTTTATCAATATTATAAAGAATGCTATTGAAGCAATGCCTGCTGGTGGTTATGTTTTTATAAGTTGCCAAGTTGTAGATAGCTCTATTATTCTATCAATTAAAGACACAGGGATTGGAATCTCCAAAGAACGATTAAAGCACATTGGACAACCATTCTTTACGCTAAAAGAGAAAGGTCTTGGATTAGGCCTTACGCTGACTACAAAAATGGTTCAGGAACATAAGGGTACATTAGAAATTACCAGTGAAGAGTCTGTGGGAACTGTAGTGAAGGTAACGTTACCGATTTATGAGGAAAACGTTGCATAA
- a CDS encoding YjiH family protein, protein MKSTKGLSLFIIPSLIGIILFMIPLPYDGGFTIPVAILSNELGALLGNSVPTIMTWLIIITAILTIVFTIKVKADPNAFEQYPFFKGLFAVNLVWVITRIIGAIFAAMTLWQIGPKEITGEYTGGLLLYELLPILFTVFLFAGLFLPLLLNFGLLELFGTLLSKFMRPIFKLPGRSSIDALASWLGDGTIGVLLTSKQYQEGFYTKREAAVIGTTFSVVSITFTIVILEKVELSSYFFSFYGTIVLAGVVAAIIMPRIPPLSTKANTYVTEVDSDGKEEDIPEGKGRFAHGIELAVERAEKNTSVREFLKDGGKNILDMWMGVAPVVMAFGTIAVVIAETTPVFTYLGMPFVPLLELLQVPEANKAAETVVIGFADMFLPAILISEVQSELTRFIVAALSVTQLIYMSEVGGLLLGSKIPVNFKDLVLIFLLRTLITLPIIVGMAHLIF, encoded by the coding sequence ATGAAATCTACAAAAGGATTAAGCCTATTTATTATCCCTTCCCTGATAGGAATCATCCTATTTATGATTCCTCTACCTTATGACGGAGGATTTACCATACCAGTAGCTATTCTGTCCAATGAATTAGGGGCATTACTGGGTAACTCTGTACCTACTATCATGACTTGGTTAATCATTATTACAGCTATCTTAACCATCGTTTTTACGATTAAAGTAAAAGCAGACCCTAATGCTTTTGAACAATACCCATTCTTTAAAGGGCTATTTGCCGTAAACCTTGTTTGGGTCATTACTCGTATCATTGGAGCAATATTTGCTGCGATGACACTTTGGCAAATTGGACCTAAAGAAATTACAGGGGAGTACACGGGCGGATTACTCCTTTATGAATTGCTACCTATTCTATTCACAGTCTTTTTATTTGCCGGCCTATTTTTACCGCTTCTATTAAATTTCGGGTTATTAGAATTATTCGGTACACTTTTATCTAAATTTATGAGACCCATCTTTAAACTACCGGGTCGTTCATCCATTGATGCCTTAGCTTCTTGGTTAGGAGACGGCACTATTGGCGTTTTATTAACTAGTAAACAATACCAAGAAGGATTTTATACAAAAAGAGAAGCTGCTGTCATTGGGACAACTTTCTCTGTTGTATCTATTACATTCACTATCGTTATCTTAGAAAAAGTTGAACTATCTAGTTACTTCTTTTCCTTCTATGGAACCATCGTTTTAGCTGGAGTTGTTGCAGCCATAATAATGCCGCGCATTCCTCCTTTATCTACAAAAGCAAACACGTATGTAACAGAAGTAGATTCAGATGGAAAGGAAGAAGATATTCCAGAAGGCAAAGGTCGTTTTGCACATGGAATCGAATTAGCTGTTGAACGTGCAGAGAAAAACACGAGTGTACGTGAGTTCTTGAAAGACGGCGGAAAAAATATTCTAGACATGTGGATGGGTGTTGCACCAGTCGTAATGGCCTTTGGTACCATTGCCGTCGTTATTGCGGAAACAACGCCTGTTTTCACTTACTTAGGAATGCCATTCGTTCCTCTATTAGAACTTCTGCAAGTTCCAGAAGCTAATAAGGCTGCTGAGACCGTTGTGATCGGTTTTGCAGATATGTTCCTACCGGCAATCTTAATTTCGGAAGTACAGTCAGAGCTAACTAGGTTTATCGTTGCAGCATTGTCCGTTACGCAGTTAATTTACATGTCAGAGGTTGGTGGGCTATTACTAGGGTCAAAAATTCCTGTGAATTTTAAAGACTTAGTATTAATTTTCTTACTTCGCACATTAATTACGTTGCCAATTATCGTGGGTATGGCTCATTTAATTTTCTAA